Part of the bacterium genome, GCGCAGCGCGTCTTGTCCGCGCCGTCGCTGCGAAACAGGCGGCTGGCTCTACAACAAGGGGCTGAAAAGCTGTGCCAGGGCCTCCAGGATCGCCTGCCCGCGGCCCCTGGCGCGCACCTCGCCGAGCGTGATCTCGTCGGATACGCGCATGTCCGCCTCGAAGATCGAGGCGGCGCGCGCGTTGACGGATTTCGAGCGGACAAAACACGACGACTCGAAGTTCAGGCGAAAACTGCGCGTGTCCACGTTGGCGCTGCCGATGACCGTCAGATCGTCATCGACGATCCACATTTTGCCGTGCATCACCGCGGGCTCGTATTCGTAAATGCCGACGCCCGCGGTGATGAGCGCCTCGTAATACGAGCGCTGCGCGTACCGCGTCGCGGGCAGGTCGGATTTTTTCGGCGTCATCAGGCGCACGTCCACGCCGCGATACACCGCCGTGCGCAGCGCCGCCTGCACGGCGGAATCGGGGATGAAATACGGCGTCGTCAGCCACACGCGCCGTTTCGCCGTGGTGAGCGCGACGAAGAACATGTCGTAAAGGGCGTTGAAGTTCGAATCCGGCCCGCTCGCGACGACGGTACATTCGGCGCGCTCGTCATCCGGCAAACCGCCGCGTTCGGCGTCGAAAAACGACGCGCCCGATCCCGCGGGCGGCTCGTCGCCGGCATTTTCGCCCGTCGCGAAAAACCAGTCGTCCGCGAATACGTCGGACAAATGTTCGACGACGGGCCCTTCGAGCGCGAGGCCGAAATCGTGCCAGCCCGAAAGATGCTCGTCACCGACGTTCACGCCGCCGGTGTAAGCGACGCGCCCGTCCGCCACCAGAATCTTGCGGTGGTTGCGGAAGTTCATCGTGTGCAGGCGGCGTGTGAAGGTCAGCGGCAGGAAGTTCTCGACGCGGCCGCCGGCTTCGGCGAGCGGCCGGAAAAATTCGCCGCCCGCCGCCGGGCTGCCGACGCCGTCGCCCAGAAAACGGACGCGCACGCCCTCGCGCGCTTTTTGCGCGAGCAAATCGCGAAATCGCGCGCCCGTCGCGTCGTCGTTGACGATGTACATGAGCATGTCGATCGAGCGCGTCGCCTCGCGGATCATGCGCTCCATCGCGGCGTACACCTGGGCGGCGTCCACAAGGATACGCGCGCGGTTGCCCGCCGTCGGCGGATACACGCTCGCCGCCTCCTCGCGTGGAAGTCTCTCGATGGCGATGAGCGTGTCGCGCGGCTCGAAGCCCGCTTCGAATCCCGCGTCCGCGCGGCGCCGCCGGGCGCGAAAGCGCCGCCGCTGGCGTTCGATGTAGGTGCGTCCGATGAGCCACCACATCAGAAGGCCGACGTACGGCAGCGCGACGATGCCGAGAATCCACGCCAGCGCGGCGGTCGGCCGCCCCCGTCGATGCACGAGCACGGAGGGTATCGTCGCGAACGCGATCAGAAGCGAAAGCCAGCGAAGGACGGTCCAGCGCGTGACGGACCAGTCAAGGGCGACGATGGCGTCGAGGATCGAAGTCATCGGATTGAAGATTGAAGATGGACGATGGAAGATTGGAACGCGAGGAAGCGTTCCATGCCGGCGGTTTTCCAGTGGTCCATGGGACGGGATCCTTCGCTTCGTTCTGGATGACAGCGCACACCGGGCGACAACGCGCGGCGCGCCTCAATCCTCAATCTTCAACTTCATTCTTCAATCCGTCGTCTTCCCGCCACGCGAACGTCCGCGCGATTCCCATTTCCTCGTACGCTCCCAGCATCTCGACGCCGAGGGACGGCGAAAAGCACAACATGCGCTCGTAGGCGTACAGATCGTTTTCGTACTGCACGGGGTCGATGATGTAGCCGAGCCAGTCCTGCCCCAGGCCCACGAGCACCTGCGCCTTGCCGCCGAGAGAGCCGCGAACGGCGTCGCCCAGATGCGCGGCCGCCTCGCCGGGCATGGTGCCAAAACGCAGCGGCCCCGCGACGACGGCGGTGACGGACGTGTCGTACGGCTCGCCGATCGCCGGCACGGGCATG contains:
- the cls gene encoding cardiolipin synthase, which encodes MTSILDAIVALDWSVTRWTVLRWLSLLIAFATIPSVLVHRRGRPTAALAWILGIVALPYVGLLMWWLIGRTYIERQRRRFRARRRRADAGFEAGFEPRDTLIAIERLPREEAASVYPPTAGNRARILVDAAQVYAAMERMIREATRSIDMLMYIVNDDATGARFRDLLAQKAREGVRVRFLGDGVGSPAAGGEFFRPLAEAGGRVENFLPLTFTRRLHTMNFRNHRKILVADGRVAYTGGVNVGDEHLSGWHDFGLALEGPVVEHLSDVFADDWFFATGENAGDEPPAGSGASFFDAERGGLPDDERAECTVVASGPDSNFNALYDMFFVALTTAKRRVWLTTPYFIPDSAVQAALRTAVYRGVDVRLMTPKKSDLPATRYAQRSYYEALITAGVGIYEYEPAVMHGKMWIVDDDLTVIGSANVDTRSFRLNFESSCFVRSKSVNARAASIFEADMRVSDEITLGEVRARGRGQAILEALAQLFSPLL